Proteins from a single region of Cydia splendana chromosome 9, ilCydSple1.2, whole genome shotgun sequence:
- the LOC134793583 gene encoding 27 kDa glycoprotein-like isoform X1 has protein sequence MLVKLALAAVMAVAGVLGHTIPAEDRWMNAIITTDFCESGKLQQVQASMSTFQQCVTNVYTDENFRNEIRAAKLYDDNAKIVKAFCDKSAQVKSCLRPLVTSITPCFTASGLRTTQKEFDKMIDFFCLNDGANTNLFIKEGGSECLEQKRLDFASCKNNKTPEITRLIGVYGSGPAVPEKERCKLEKKENECDFAAVKSCGKPNLEKLIQQLLDSLDFNCEE, from the exons ATGTTGGTGAAACTCGCCCTAGCCGCCGTAATGGCAGTTG CAGGAGTTCTGGGGCACACTATTCCCGCAGAGGACAGATGGATGAATGCGATCATCACGACTGACTTTTGCGAAAGTGGCAAGTTACAACAAGTACAG GCTTCCATGTCAACATTCCAGCAATGTGTTACAAACGTGTATACTGATGAAAATTTCAGGAATGAGATTAGAGCGGCCAAGTTATACGATGACAACGCCAAAATTGTTAAGGC GTTCTGCGACAAATCAGCACAGGTGAAGAGCTGCCTCCGACCACTTGTTACAAGTATAACCCCGTGTTTCACGGCCAGTGGGTTACGCACTACACAAAAAGAGTTTGATAAAATGATCGACTTCTTCTGCCTTAACGATGGAGCTAACACAAACT TGTTCATTAAGGAAGGTGGTTCAGAGTGTCTGGAACAGAAGCGATTGGATTTCGCATCCTGCAAAAATAACAAGACACCCGAGATCACTCGGCTCATTGGTGTATATGGAAGTGGGCCGGCAGTTCCTGAAAAG GAGAGATGCAAACTAGAGAAGAAAGAAAACGAATGTGATTTTGCTGCAGTGAAAAGCTGCGGGAAACCCAATCTCGAGAAACTTATCCAACAACTACTTGATTCTCTTGATTTCAACTGCGAGGAAT AA
- the LOC134793583 gene encoding 27 kDa glycoprotein-like isoform X2 produces the protein MLVKLALAAVMAVGVLGHTIPAEDRWMNAIITTDFCESGKLQQVQASMSTFQQCVTNVYTDENFRNEIRAAKLYDDNAKIVKAFCDKSAQVKSCLRPLVTSITPCFTASGLRTTQKEFDKMIDFFCLNDGANTNLFIKEGGSECLEQKRLDFASCKNNKTPEITRLIGVYGSGPAVPEKERCKLEKKENECDFAAVKSCGKPNLEKLIQQLLDSLDFNCEE, from the exons ATGTTGGTGAAACTCGCCCTAGCCGCCGTAATGGCAGTTG GAGTTCTGGGGCACACTATTCCCGCAGAGGACAGATGGATGAATGCGATCATCACGACTGACTTTTGCGAAAGTGGCAAGTTACAACAAGTACAG GCTTCCATGTCAACATTCCAGCAATGTGTTACAAACGTGTATACTGATGAAAATTTCAGGAATGAGATTAGAGCGGCCAAGTTATACGATGACAACGCCAAAATTGTTAAGGC GTTCTGCGACAAATCAGCACAGGTGAAGAGCTGCCTCCGACCACTTGTTACAAGTATAACCCCGTGTTTCACGGCCAGTGGGTTACGCACTACACAAAAAGAGTTTGATAAAATGATCGACTTCTTCTGCCTTAACGATGGAGCTAACACAAACT TGTTCATTAAGGAAGGTGGTTCAGAGTGTCTGGAACAGAAGCGATTGGATTTCGCATCCTGCAAAAATAACAAGACACCCGAGATCACTCGGCTCATTGGTGTATATGGAAGTGGGCCGGCAGTTCCTGAAAAG GAGAGATGCAAACTAGAGAAGAAAGAAAACGAATGTGATTTTGCTGCAGTGAAAAGCTGCGGGAAACCCAATCTCGAGAAACTTATCCAACAACTACTTGATTCTCTTGATTTCAACTGCGAGGAAT AA